The Humulus lupulus chromosome 7, drHumLupu1.1, whole genome shotgun sequence region GATATACCACATCTCTGTGTGTTGGTGCCCCTTAACAAATCTCTATGGATATATATAGGTCAATCCCAGttacaaaataatatatctcAAGAACCTTAAATCCAACGAACCAGCTAACAATACAATCCTAAATAATGATGAACAGTAGAAACACCACTAACACTGATAAAAATAAGCAAGAGATCAACAACGTTACCTGCAACTGAAGGGTGTGAAGTATGAAGTTCTttacaatatcatattctccCTTCAAAAGAAAAGCTATTGCAGAAGGTACGAAATCACGGATAAAGACCTGATCATAGTTAAGAACACCAGTGCTGTTAGGATCATTAGCAGCAATTGTCCCAATAGGATTGTTACAATAATAAACAATGGAATCCCGAATTAAATTCCAAGCTTCATCCTCAATCATACTTTCCCTAACATTCTCTAATCTGTCTCCACCAATCGATCCCCTTTTTTCATGTTTGGCTTCTGGTTTTTTCTCCTTGAACTCATCAACAAGTGGTGAATGGTGTGTGGCCTTTTTAGGAACTGATGATATTGGCCTACCATTGCTGTTGGTACTCTCGAGCccttgatgatgatgatgagaaaCCAATCCTCTTGATCTTGTGCTTTTTTTCAGAGCAGATTCAACCGAAAAAGCTCCACTAAAGCCAGGAAAAGCCACAGATAGACGTTGCAGAACAGTTTCCGAAGTAGCCATTGTCAACATTCAATCAATTGAATTCCTTATCCAAATTAGTTACCTAAATACGAAAAGAAGTTAGAACACATCAAAATTTTGCCACGATCCATTTTCAACAAAGGAAATTCACGTTCAAAAACTCGACTCACTCACCCTGGCACTGGCAATTCAATTCCAATTCCAATTCccatacacatacacatacacaaATTGTCGTAAAATATCACCAAATACGTTGATTTAGtggcagagagagagagagagagagagagagagagagagagagagaaattgaaagaaagaaaaagaaaaagcgaAAGAGGGAGTGAGTGGTACCTGAGGTGAGATTCATTTTCCATGGAAAGATAAAGATGGAGATAGTGAAGAATGATCCTATCCATATCCACATTCGTATACGGAATCCAATAAGAGAATTTTAAATGGCAGTATCCTattgattgattgattgatttcatattttgtttgtaatgttttttttaaagaagtttctgaccttttccttttattttctcgCCTTCCAAACGGCTTTGCTATTTGTAGCCGTTGACTTGGTCGCGCGCCATCTACTCAACCATTACACCGTAACGACGTCGTTTcacattttattaattaattaattaataaacaataatcacataaataaataaataaatagtaagTAGGCTTTGCATTAGATTTCTTTTATATTTTGTATGATTAAAATATGTGATGTAaacaattataatttttttttatgtttgataaattttataataaaagattgtattaatttaaaaaaaaaaattgtaaatcaAATTTTCCTGCAAAGAATCcaataattttttctttattaatattatttttctttctaaCAAATTTTCTTAATTTGTAAGAAAACTCAAAACTGTGAATGAAGTTGTATGAAAGTGGTTTTGGTACTTTAATGAAACACCATTAAACTTGAAAAAATCAAAGTAAAGACTTGTATTAAATTtcttttgaaaacaaaacaataAGTAAGAGTAGTTTTGCAAATTCATAAATTAGCATCGAATTAATACTTGAATAAATCACCAATCGAAATGCTTTGAACTTCCTTTAAATGCTTATAACTGAACTCCCTTCAGTTTCTTCTCGAACAAGCTCCCCTTATCCACTCCATTTGCAATCTCTCTGATCTTCTCTTTCAGCTCTCGATTTCCTCATCTTGAAAGAATATTGCAAAAACAAGAAACCAAAGAGATCTGAACAAAAAGTTGGTTGACCTCATCAACTTAATACTATATTTATAGCATTGGTCAAGAAAGGAAAATCACTTCATGCAGTGCACGTGACTTGACAAACAACTTAATAGAAATATGTTAGTAAAAATAGAAATAAGATAACGTAAATCATTGCATGTAGACAAAACAACCATCATAATTTGACCAACCTTTCAAACAGACTAAACTGACACTAAAAATCTCCAATGATAAATTATGATCAATGAACCAGACCGAGAGAGATAAGATAATACAAAAGGATATAATGTTCATATGATAACTTTTTACAACTAAAGATAACTGTAATGTTGAGGATTTTGTGGAGCAGCCAACTGGGTTCAAAGATCTTTATTTTCCAGATTATGTTTACAAGCTGAAAAAAGCTTCGTATGGATTGAAGCAGGCACCCTACGCTTGGTATCTAGGCTCACGTCATTTTTGCTCAGTCATGGATTTATTAGGGGTAATTCTGATCAAATActctttatcaaacacttggcgACAAATATATTTGTTGCTCAAATCTATGTAGATGACATTATTTTTGGATCCACTTGTCTTGATGAAATAGATAATTTTGTTGAATTAATGACATCTGAATTTGAGATAGGGTCTTTCGTTATTTTCTAGATTTGCAAATTAAACAAATGgaaaatcacattttcatttcACAATCTAAATTGATTCATTATGGGTAATTCTgatcaaacacttggccacaaaTATATTTGTTGTTCAAATATGTGTAGATGACATTATGTTGTCTTGATGAAATAGacaattttgttaaattaatagAATATGAATTTGAGATGGGGATGTTAGTTATTTTCTAGGTTTGCAAATTAAACAAATAGAAAAATGACATTATGAATTTGAGATCGGACcttaattattttctaagtttgcaAATTAAACAAATGGAAAATGACATTATCATTTCACAGTCCAAATATTCACTGAACATGCTTAGGAATTTGTGCTATGACACCAATAGGCACTACAACTAATTTTACCAAACATGCATCACAAAAACTTTTTAGATGATAGAAAAAGTTCTAAGACAATAACTTTTTCTTGGTAATAATCTTGTCATGCATATTGAAGCAGAAACTGAATATTTGGCAATAATCTGGTATCCTGGCATAGAAATTATAATTCTAATATATAGCTGGTAGTTCTCcccaaataatttattaattttttctatattaatataattataatatattaatctttttttttttttggtgaataagAATCATTATATTGCTCAAAATCAATCATGTACACTATTGGATCTGTGTTGGAGTTTACCCCTATATGACTACCAACCCCTATATCTAACTTATATTCATGAATCTAACTGTACAACTTTTGAATCCAATCATTATCTCTATCTTTTTTCCCCTTATACAGTCAAACAGTAAGTCTCATTTTCATCTCTGTTTTGATACCCTCTAAAGTATGATTAACCTGCCAAATCTTGCATGACCACAAAGCATCATTCCGAACTCTCCATAAATGGTAGACTAAGGCAGTGACAGCTGCAATGCAGAACTTCTTCCTGAGTTTACTGAAATATTTCACCTTGGAGAACCATTGCAGTAACTTGTAAAAGTCCTCTGTTTGTGCTCGACAGCCTAACCAATCCTTCATCTTCTTTAGACATTGATTGCTGTAGGTACATTGAAAGAAAAGATGAGAAATGTCTTCATTGTGATCCCCACACAGCAAGCATAACTTGTCCATCTCATGCCAAAATTGACTAAGATACACTCTGGTTCTCAATCTCTGTTGCATAGCAAGCCAAAGTATGTATCTATGCTTCGGAATGGTGCACCTCTCCCAGACATATTTACTCCATTGAACCTTTGCTTGTTGATCATATAATATTGAGTGTCCAGTTTGAACGCTATATCTCAGCGCAACAAACAATGCCCTGTCCAGTTTTGCTCTGAACAACTCCTTAATTTCTATgattttcctccaataccagctgcaaTTTTGATGCACTGGGTAAGTCCACCAATCCATATTTTTCAGATAGATACTATGAATCCACCGTACCCATAGATTATCCTTCTTAGCTGCTATTGCCCATACATACTTTCCCAAGGCAGCAAAATTCCATTCCAATATTCTCCTGAAGCCTAATCCGCCTGCTGATTTTGGTGTGCATACAGTAGACCAGGAAACAGCTCCTGGAGTATGAGAATCAACCACTCCCTTCCAAAGAAAGGCCCTGCAAATGGCTTCAACATCCTTCAATAACTTTTTTGGCAAAACCATAATTTGAGGCCAATAAGAGTGTATGGACAGCAAGACTGAGTTGATCAAAATAGCTCTAGCACTATAAGATAGGTTCCTAGATCTCCACTGTTGAATTCTAGCCACCATCTTTTCTAGTATAATCCCACATTCAGCATTTGTGATGCGCTTAGAGCAGATAGGAATGCCCAGGTATTTGAAAGGTAAATAAGCTTGACTGAAACCCGAAACCTGCACCACTTTATCAATCTCTAAGTCAGACTTACCACTGCAATAAATGGCAGATTTAGCTTCACTTGGAAAGAGTCCCGAAGTCTTAGAGAAAAGTTTAAGTCCCCTAAGCAGCCATAATATAGATACAAAATCTCCATGgctgaataataaaatatcatcaGCAAAGCAAAGGTGGTTCAGTTTCAAACTTGCACATCTATCATGGAATTTATAACCTGGAGAAGAACTGACTTTAAGCATAATTCTAGATAGATACTCCATGCCAAGCACAAATAATAGGGGAGATAATGGATCACCTTGCCTTAACCCTCTTTTGGCCTCAAAAAAACCATTTAGTGAGCCATTAATCATCAGTGAAAACCTGGGAGTTCGGACACATACCATGATAAGTTGTATAAATTTTTGAGGAAAGTGAAATTCAGTGAGCATTTCTTCAATAAAATCCCATTCTATAGTATCATATGCTTTCCTCAAGTCCAATTTAATCATGCAACTTGGCTTACAACTTCTCCTCCCATAAAATCGAACTAAGTCTTGACATATCATGATGTTATGAGCTATATATCTTCCATGCACAAATCCCCCTTGATTCTCTGCAATTATTTCTGGTAACACTTGCCGAATTCTTGAGCATATCATCTTAGAAGCAACTTTATAAAGGACATTGCAACAAGAGATGGGTCTAAAGTCACTCACTGTATCAGGGCATATGTTTTTAGGAATGAGTGTAATAGCTGTGTTATTAATCTCCTTCAGAAGTTTACCCGAATTCAAGAAGGACAATACTGCTGTAGTAACCTCCTGACCCACCAAGGACCAATTATCTTGATAAAAGTAACTGCTAAAACCATCTGGTCCTGGTGCTTTCAGTCCTGGAATGCCAAACATAACATTCTTGACCTCCTGAGTTGAGTAACCTCTTGTGACTTCCTGAATCTGACTTTCATTCAAAACTGGTCCAAGCTTCATAATTGACCGAGATACTGGTATCCTGTGTACCATTTGTGTCCCCAACAAACTTTGGTAAAAGTCCAAGAAGGCTCTTTTAATATCAATAGGAGAGTCTACCCAAACCCCTGTCTCTGTCTTGATAGACAAGATCCTATTCTGAATTCTCCTAGCCTTGAGAGAAGCATGAAAGACATGTGTATTTTCATCCCCATTAGCCATCCAAACCACTTTAGCTTTCTGAGCTAAGAAGCTCATATAAGCTTTATGGCAAAATAGAAAATATTCTCTAGCTCGCTGTTCTTGAATAATCAATTGAGCATTAACGGGTTCTGCTGCAATTGTTCCTGAGCATCCTTCAAAGCTAACTCTGCCTTCAACTCTGTTTGTTGGATGTCTGAGAATCCTTCTCTATTGATACTCATAAGCACTTGCTTCAATCTTTTTTATTTAGAGACTACCTGAAACATTGGTGATCCCACAACTGAAGAACTCCAGTTATTGCTTATTTTTTCCTCAAAACCAGGCGCCTCTTTCCACATTCGAAAGTACCTAAAAGGCTTCTTCTCCCCTTGAATCTCAGAAGAAAAATGAATCAGAATCGGACTATGATCAAATACTCCTTCGGGTAAAAACACAGCCTCTGAGTTAGGAAATAGGTCAATCCATTGTGAATTCACTACAGCTCTATCAATCTTTGAATACACTCTCTCCTCAGCTCTTTGTTTATTATTCCAAGTATAATAGCACCCTGAGAATTTCAAATCTTCTAATTGGCAGAATTGCAAACACTGTAGAAAGCTATTTGACAACTTAGTGGTAGTCCTTTTGCCAATTCTATCTTGCAATGAAAGAATTTCATTAAAATCACCTGTCACCATCCAAGGTTCATTGATACAACCAGCCAAGTCTTGCAAATCCTTCCATAATTGCTCCCTGAAAGACTCAATATTATATCCATATACAAAGGTGACCAGAAATCTACCTATCTTATTTGGAATTTGCACAACACAGTGAATGAGTTGTGCAGTACATAACTTGATATCCAAAGAAAAGACTCTTGGATTCCAAGCAATTATTATCCTCCCTCTATCAGCCCAAGAATTATTATTCGTGAAACACCATCCAGAAAACAGACTTGTATATAAAGAACCCATATTcttatttttcacttttgtttcgAGCAGACTAACCAAGCCAACCTTCTTTGAAATAAGCAACTGCCTAATCTCCCTATGCTTTTGGTGGCTGTTAATCCCCCGTATGTTCCATGTAGGTATTCTATCCATTTTGTGTAGAGGGTCCTCCCCCCTCTCTTCTTGTGTTGCTCCTTGGTGACCCTTCAATCTCAGAATCCCCATCCAACAGACCAAATTTATTGTTCACAATCGTTTGATTAATTGTAGATACCGGTATCTTGACTCCTTTGGTAACTGTCTGAAAGCCATCTTCATCTACTGCAATTCCATTTTCCTTTGGATCTGAAGCCCTCTGTTTTGGAACCCACTCCTGTCTGACTGCTTTAGTCTTCCTACAGCTGTGAGCTTCATGTCCTAAACCAGAGCAATTCGTGCATATAGTTGGTTTCCATTCATATTCCACAAAAATATCCACTTCTTGATCCAATTCATTCCAGAAACTGATTCTATCTGGAAATTCTTGCTTCATGGTCACTTCAATAAGAATCCTAGGATAGGCTAACCGATCTCTGTTCCTGGTAATAGCATCAACTTGAATTGGTTTTCCAATTTGACCCACTATCTTAAACAATGATCTCTCACCCCAATACTTAAGATCAAGACCACCCAATTGAACCCAGGTCGGAATTGAGTCAATATCTTCTTTAGAAAAGTCATCGACTGGGTTCCAAGGTTTCATTATCAGAGGTTTCCTTCCAAAAAACAAATATCCTCCATCCAAAATTCTGTTCCTCATTTCCATAGTCAAAAACCGGATGATGAAAATACCTGATGAGAGAATCCCAACCTTGTCTACCTGATCTTTCCAGAGTCTCCTCACAAAGCCTTCCAGAATTCGAATTGGTGGATTTGCACCAAGCACATAGCAAACAATGGAGGATTGCCAGTAATTTACCTCGTCTGCAATATCCTCATCATTGATTTTAACTCCTGAGCTCCTACCCTGACTTATAAAACCCGATCTTACAGCACTCGCCTCTTTAGTCCCTGAAGAACCAACATTAATAGGATTAGTCTGTAAAATCGGAGACAGAGCAGCCTTACCCATATCAACATCTTGCATAACTTGTTTAGATGCCGAGAACCAGTCATCCACATTCTGATATATTCCTTTGTTCGATACTGGAGTAGTACCACCGCAAGCTCGCAGAACATCGTCACCTTGTTCATCCTCTGACACTTCCAGTTCTTTAATCCCTAAAATAGCATCCATAGATCGCGTTTTGATGACTCTATCAGTTGAAGTAGGCCCTGTTTTCTTGATCTTGCCCTTCGATTTGCCTTTCCCCCCAACCTTTGATCCCTTTGCCATGGCGTCGATGAATACACCGAGAGAGAAAAAAGACGCAGGAAAAAACTTTTATATTAATCTTCTTTCTAACAAAGTTTCTTATTTTATAAGAATCTTCacaaatatacattttttagttgtaaatgtGGGATTGAGAGATTGATAGAggctcatatatatatacataaataaatatttgtagTGAAGATAAGTACATACAAAGTATTTATCAAATTATTACATACAAAATAACACCTGCTATATTTTGTGTGCACTTATCATTATTACTCATTTTTGGACAAAAGTAATTCAAATTTCGAAAATCTATCTCAAGTGATCATCTTATATCATTAGAAAAATTATCCAAATCATTGAAGTATAAGAGAAACAACATTAAGAACATTACAAAACACACTTAATGGAAAGATTAAAATGACCAAAAGGAAAAAGATAATAAGCCTTGTCTCTCTCTGTCTAACTACTAACTAGTTGTACATTTCAAGAAAAATTACATAATCCTCTCAGCTCTACAAATTCATGTTACACAGTTACAAAGGAAGCCAAGATATGAATAACAACTAACATTTTGTGCACACAAGTTTCAAATTTTGACATCTATCAATTTCAATTCCACCCTACACTACTACTACAAACTAAAAAAAGCTTTACACATCTTCCATGTTCTGATCATGGTCATTGTCTCCATCGTAATATTCGTCATCCCGCTGGATTTGTTTGTCTCGGGTTTGCTCTGATAACAAGCCATTTGTACCAGAGAAAAGCAAGTTAGGAAGTGGGGAAAACAAAAACAGGAAAACAATTATTGAATTTTCACTTACGATCTACTCGTTCGTCTGGGTTCTGCTCATCTTCATCGAAATCGGGGATATAGAAGTCTGGAGGAACCTGCAAAACATACAAAATTTACTCGGCTTCTGTGATACTAAAGCTTCAACGGAGAAGGTGAAGTTAtcaagcaaaagacttctcaccTCCTGCATTTGTACACTAGGAGCATGTTGAATGTGACGAAGATTCTCCAAGACCTGCACTTTGATCGTGCTAAGATACGATTTGGTGTTCGCATTATCCTGCATAATTGACAATCCACACaagaaaattaagagaaaacAAGGAAACAAATATATTTAATGGAAAATATAACATTAGCTGGTTTGCAGTATAGCAAGGGACAGTATCTATGTGTAGAAGAAATATATAATCTCAATAACAAAGAAGTTATAAAATGACTTACTATGTGCCCATGTGGAATCTTCAATGAATATTCTGGGCCGAAATATAGAATGTAATCGTTATCTGGGAtctctgcaaaaaaaaaaagaaaaatattatagagaaaatcTAACAGAATTTGAATAGAACAGAACCCAACATTTTTTTCAACCAAGAAATAAAAGTTAGAAGTGAAGAAGACTTGACATACCATTTGGAAGCTCTGTGTCTAGAAGAACTCCAGTTTCAACAGTCCAACATCGAGCAACGTTCTCTTTTGTGTATCCACCGCCACCAGTAACCTGCACAGGTACCATATTCTCTTCATGAGCCAGACGATGGCAATAATAACTAATGACCAACCCAAGCTACAATAACAAAGAATAGGTACCAGTAAGGGCAAATTGAATTTCTTCACAAACTTAACACACTCAGCATGACCTGTAAGAAGCATCAAAAGAGATCATTTAATATCGTTCCAAAAAGCTAACCGAGCAGAAAGTGGTTAaacattatttattattattattattatcaagaTGATAGTTATTCAATAACTTCGGGTCCTGCAAAACAACTTCAGATGAAACTTCAAGTGCTCAAATTTTTTCCCCAGTTTTCTGACTAATATACAGTTTAAAGAGATCACTTAATATGGCATGAAAAAGATCACTCATAAAGCCTCCATAGGACATTCCTATCCTTGCCGACATAACtcacttaaaaataataaaattggaGAAGAAAGTTTAGTCAAGAAATGATATTCACCATCAATGGAGAGATTGAAGCAGCCTAAGCGATCTCCAGCTAGTGAATCTGCTCCACACTGGAGAACTATGACCCCTGGTTGATACGTTTCAACAACCTTGGAAATAATCTACGAAATTGGAATtttccaatatatatataaaaagtaaaCAATTAGGCATATAGTTGACTTGACATCACATACaacaattaaaatcaacaaaaaatATTCAACTTAGGTGCTTCTAACAAACTTACAGTTTTGAAAAGACGAGTGAAGCTAATGTCATCTATTCCATCCTTGAGTGGAACATTAATGGCATAAAACTTGCCTTCCCTCTCTCCTGTTTCCTTTTAAGAAGCAAAGAACAAAGAACATCATTATAATTTCAACTTTCCACAACATCACCTAGATATTTCAATAACAATGGAAAGGGAAATTACAAAGCAATATGTCTTTCGTATCCAGAAATAATATGAGCAAAGCCTGCTAACATAAACTGATGACAACAGTACAAAGGGGGTGCCAAGTTTTCAAAACGCAATATCATATACCTTAATGTGcaacaaagaaaagaagaaacaaaTATAATTGACAATTAGAATagcaaaaagagaaagaaaaaaaatggcaagGGAAAGCTGGGCTGTGACTGTCTTCATGAACTAAATTGCTGAAACATAAGCACTCACTAAAGATGTAATATTTATAATAGATGATAAGAGGTCATCTTTGGTTACAGAAATAATAGTGAAACTACAatgactacatccaaagattccaGTCTCTTACtcaatcagaaaaagaaaaactgCTGAAATGTTTGGTGCATCAATTCTCTTTTGACACCCTGAAAAGTTTGAACATTCCTTTCAAGCCAAAGTTGCCAACATAGAGCTAGTTTTGAAGATTGGtcattacagaaaaatattttaattgatgAGTAACAACATAGACTTCCAAGAAAGATATAACTGCATGTTTTATGGGAAGAAAAAACTGCAGAAGCATGTACGAAAATATGTTTGCAGGCACTAAATACagggcaattttttttttttaagaatatacATGCTAATCCCGAAGGGAAAAGCAATTGAGATTAAAGTAGAAATACTTCATTGTAAACTATCTTAGGAATACAAATAGATGACACATTAACCCAATAGAATAATGAAATTATAAATGTTATTTACTTGGAGAATTATGAGGACAATACTAAAAATGTAAGAAAAACTTTAATTCACCTTGACATCACCGGTTCCAGGAAAAAACTTGTCTCCAAACTTGTGAAAACTAACAGTCATCACCCTGCCATGTTAAACTATGAAGATTCGATTAGAGTTCCAAGCCAGTGTGACAGCTACAATAAATTTTTTGATACCCTATGATTTTACTGGTAGTAATTGACAGGCAGGGAGCACAAAATAATTCCAAGATTCATGCTCATTCAAATGTTGATTCATCATAATGGACTGTAAATGAGTATCAAATTATTTTGGCCCATTCCGAACAATTCTAAGAACCTTCCAGTGGCTTATCATCCCACTTTAAAAAGTTGTATATACAAAAGCCTAACATGGTTCTTCAGCTGAGTGTGAGCAGATAGATAATTATTCCTTATAATCAACACCATTGCTTCTATTGCCCTCACTACCCGATTTCTAAACATGAGGAGAAAATTCAAAGAATACCTACCTATCAGTGAAGTAAAAGGCTTCTTCAACACCATCACCGTGATGCACATCGATATCAATATACAAAACACGAGCATGATGTTTTAAAAGCTCCAAGATTCCTAAGACCAGGTCATTTATATAACAAAACCCAGATGCTTCGCACTTCTTGGCATGGTGTAGACCACCGGCCCAATTTATAGCAATGTCACAAAGTTGGTTGTTCAACCTGCGTGCAGCATCTGCTAGCAAATGTTATTGACTTCAAAAGAGAACAGCTGAAATGCTAACAACAAGACCAGTATGATCTATTTACCTATTGTTCCGCCGGCATAAATTTGACAAAACTCAAACAAATTCTCAAAGACAGGGCAATCTTCTCCAAGATTATCTAACAAAAgagaaataaattaattagaagtcTTGTTCTTAATAAGGCCCAAGAATCGGAAAAGTGTGTATGCCACATTGTAACCTTCAGAAGAATAGTCAGAGAGAAGAATCACAATTCCTAAAGGGTGATTAGGAGGAAATGACCAGATTTCATGCTCAAAATCATGGTCAAAGTGTACAACCAAGAGACAGATAATAaattatatagaaaaaaaaataaatgcTCACAACTAATTTATCAGAAAACCACAAAAATCAAAATTTGCATCCTGATGTTAAACACATAAAAGTCAGCTCTAACCTTTACTTGCAATATGATAATAAGTTCATTAATACTTAAAAAATTCATATATGCCCAATGTAGAGAGACATACTGAACAAGCAAGAAATCTCAAGCACTTGAAACAATTGTCACTTCCATACCATTGGCCATCTAAACTTAAGTTGTAATGAGAAGATTCATGGGTAAGTTAAGCTGTGAAAAATGAAATAAGTTAAGCATATAAGTTGAGAGTGTAGTACATTTTGCTAATTCATTGGAAAACAAGCGCTGGGAATCGGGCGTAATGCGATGTAGAAAATCAACATAATCAGCCGAATGGAACTGAGCAAGCTCAACTGGGTATGCCTTGTGAGGCCGCTgcatcatataatattattattattggataaaaacaacaaaatcataaaaaaagagaaaaaaggaaGGGTtatacaaagaagaagaagaaaaagtacaTAAATTTCCATCTTCTTGTGGAGATCATAGGAGAGAACGAGATGGTGGGTCATACAAAGACGATG contains the following coding sequences:
- the LOC133789330 gene encoding histone deacetylase 9 isoform X2 — protein: MTGFVVAGDVGSVYFGPNHPMKPHRLCMTHHLVLSYDLHKKMEIYRPHKAYPVELAQFHSADYVDFLHRITPDSQRLFSNELAKYNLGEDCPVFENLFEFCQIYAGGTIDAARRLNNQLCDIAINWAGGLHHAKKCEASGFCYINDLVLGILELLKHHARVLYIDIDVHHGDGVEEAFYFTDRVMTVSFHKFGDKFFPGTGDVKETGEREGKFYAINVPLKDGIDDISFTRLFKTIISKVVETYQPGVIVLQCGADSLAGDRLGCFNLSIDGHAECVKFVKKFNLPLLVTGGGGYTKENVARCWTVETGVLLDTELPNEIPDNDYILYFGPEYSLKIPHGHIDNANTKSYLSTIKVQVLENLRHIQHAPSVQMQEVPPDFYIPDFDEDEQNPDERVDQQTRDKQIQRDDEYYDGDNDHDQNMEDV
- the LOC133789330 gene encoding histone deacetylase 9 isoform X1 is translated as MRSKDRISYFYDGDVGSVYFGPNHPMKPHRLCMTHHLVLSYDLHKKMEIYRPHKAYPVELAQFHSADYVDFLHRITPDSQRLFSNELAKYNLGEDCPVFENLFEFCQIYAGGTIDAARRLNNQLCDIAINWAGGLHHAKKCEASGFCYINDLVLGILELLKHHARVLYIDIDVHHGDGVEEAFYFTDRVMTVSFHKFGDKFFPGTGDVKETGEREGKFYAINVPLKDGIDDISFTRLFKTIISKVVETYQPGVIVLQCGADSLAGDRLGCFNLSIDGHAECVKFVKKFNLPLLVTGGGGYTKENVARCWTVETGVLLDTELPNEIPDNDYILYFGPEYSLKIPHGHIDNANTKSYLSTIKVQVLENLRHIQHAPSVQMQEVPPDFYIPDFDEDEQNPDERVDQQTRDKQIQRDDEYYDGDNDHDQNMEDV